The DNA segment CGTCACATTAAAGAAGTAGTGCTTCGATTCCTTCAAAGACTTCTTGTAACTGTTAACAGTTTTTTGGAGCGCTGACCAGTGCTCACGCTTTCCAGAAGACTTAGCCTTGCGGAAAAGCCTCGTTTTTTTGTTTGCCAGACGTTTTAATGAGCGGTTGTACCATAGATAGTTTCAGTTAGTTAAAAgcttttttcgagaaatatacAAGTCAACCAACTTGCAAAGCTTATTTCTGAAAAGCTGCCAGTTGGTATTTACGGATCTTTCGTTGAATTTTGCCAGAAATTGGTCGACGACGACTTCAAGTGCTTTATTGATTGCTGTGTAATTTCCTTTAGCATAATCATATAATACTTTTATATTGTTATGTGACGTTCGAGCAGGGAAGTTCAACATGACATGTAATAAAGAATGATCGCTTATACCTGGTAGATAGGTAATATTGCAAACAGTATCAGGGGCTGTTGTTAGCAACAAGTCTAATACACTAGATGTTAAAGATGTGAGCCTCGTAGGCTGCATTACCGGAGTTAAACAAAAGTCGGAACAAAGATTTACAAAATTAGAGGATTCTGACGAAGAGTTGATAGTGGTATTCGAAACGCTAGGCCAGGTAATATTAGGAAAATTAAGATCACCAAATAGAAGAACAGGAAGATTTGGAAATCTGGCACACACAGCGATTAGCGCGTCATGAAGGTTGCTGCAAAAACCAATCCCAGTAGAGGGCGAACGGTAGCATGGTCACAATACAAGTTTTTGATATTAAGTCGTGATCTGCACACATAAAAACTCTAGTGTCGTAAGAATATCAATGTGAAGGCTATCTCAATGCAGgtcatgctcaatgccgtggcccatacACTACACTCCcggccttgccccaaagctatccgctcgaatagTTGCATGTATGCGTCCAGATCAACTCAgctttgtcatcaaaaggagcgatcagctttcttgggcaacctctgaccggtctaggagattctgtacctgctaaggaacgctgatcattgtccgtgatctcctcatatcctcccgcgacatgcgcatGATATGGCTCCTTTAATTGAGAATACCTATGTAATCTGCGAtttactgatgacattgccttgctaagtcgctcaggagatgaactgcaaagcattatcaatTAGTTAGGCAAATCAGAacggtggatctaaaaattaacatgcagaaaagcaaagtaatgttcaatactTCAATAGTCTAGCaatgttcaatagtctagcaagagaacagcagttcacaattggaagcgagctactggaagtggtaagggaatagatctgcttagggcaggtaaaGTGAcagctatactccgtttcaaacaccatgtgcaacgctgtcagagctagcgctcttgtttacgCTGCCTACATCCACGACCAAAAAGTAGTCGTTATTTGTGGTGAGCTAAACATAGTAAATactttgcctgtaggcttaccacatgacacaatTATtgtgatcttgattaaatgcactgttattgctgataaaacgcgttcgctttctcgtgccatagaccactcggccacagaacaagcgcggagtaaaacgcctttcttttgaagcgaaaagcttcactacgctagtcaacaccgcgcttcgcgcgagccggcgtatgtcggagcacgagtgacgtcacgcacggcgcaggtggccgccgccgactccgtcgccttttctctctctctccctagtcgcaccgagccacaggtgttttgccactgcgcagtgccgcgcctttcctcaaaatgcaactttcagttttctctacccctccctcctctattccttcctttacggcacggttcgggtgagccgacggcgttcatagaattcatttgcattgacaactttgcaaaggctgttcattttcacgaaaggaaaggcgcacaaccggcttcatggtcaatggagacctcaatctcgctttcatgtacatggcgttggcgtcaaatgcctgctttgattgctttccgcacactggataggcagcgcgccctccctgccaccctgggaggtcgcgtgcagttaatggttgatcgcgagagattaatcaccaaatgaacgctgctgcctaggtgccgcatgtcagccacaacgctgtcagcgctatttcattcattccacatctctctctcacaccacgaatcaaagcacgaatgaggcgtccacatatccagggagccagttatgcgctcttcctttgctcaaagccatcgccgtctagaacattgtcaacgcctttgtatatcctggattagctcagGTAATCTAGatttttattttcccgtccggactacttccgtacctttcacagcgttgcacctgatgtatgaaacggagtataatccGGATCatactagaaggataagaatagggtggagggcatatggcaggttctctcagatcacgaatggcagtttaccattattcCTCAAGACGAAAGtgcgaaaattgaaaattggtttttggggaaaggaaattgcgcagtatgtgtctcacatcggccgacacctgaaccgcgccgtaacggaagagataaaggagcgagtgaaaaaagaaagaaacgcagtagtggagggctcaggaatgaattcgaccacctgggggatcctGGAACTTTCCTGCCCATCTGCTTGGTCTGTTGTCGCGCACGGCACATCACTCACGTTACCTTTTCGTCCGCGCTCCGGTCTAGTAGACCGTGGTTACCGCTCCAAACGAGATGCTCAGACAAGACACCCCACCGAGGTACGGCCTCTTGGTGGGTACACGAATAATGGCAAGGTTTCACCGCAAGATTTTAGGCGATTTTCAGTGACAAATTAAAATTATAGATCTTTTCTTTCCTCCGATATCGCACACTTCTCCATTCTTACAATATGACGTTCTTTTCGAATATGAACTCATGACACGTGTTTCGGAGAGTTAAAAACTTCGAGGCAGGATATACAAGGCACGGCTTTCCTTCTCAGAAGCTGCTGTTTCTCTGAAAAGGGTACTGGAGTCTAAAGTCTCTAACTCCGTAGCTCCTGCAATGCGCGACTAAGTCCTCGCACAACAGCAAACCCGAAAGGGTTCACGCAAATGCCAGGGAGGAGTACACAGAACGCAaagaaatgttttattttgaaCATAACGACGCTTGGCAGCTTGCTCGTGGAAACCAAGGTCCGCCTGCACGGGCCACAGCACCTGCACACCTGCCACCCCCAACAAGGGACACCCACCCATCCCACACTGATGCTACGTGTGTAGTGGGTTTGCGTGCAATGTGCTCTACGGCCAAATCCACCAGTCATTGACACGAAGCGCAAGCCTGGCGATCGAACCGAACTAATGACTAGTGAAGCTGGCTGCTCTAGTGGCACTAGACTGACAACCGCTATTCCCTGTGTAGTGAAGTGTACAGAGACGAGCAATGAAACTATTCGTGTTGGGAATCTTGCAGCCATGCGCTCTCTctatctcacacacacacacacatacgcgcacACAAGCATCCATACACATTTGTTCGCCCCGTGTCAAAATCGTGTAAGAACACTAGAAACCCCACCAATTCCCCATTTATTTCATGTTGTACATGGCAAATACAGAGCAATACAAGCACATTTAGAACACACAGTTAAGATTAAAACCCGAAGACCCTAGCAGTTAacctacaaaaattaaaaaaagcttTGAACGTCAAAGGGCACTGAGCGAAACTTGCAATCGAAAAGGAGTCTTCACTGATGCTTGAACCAATCGCACGATGCAAAAATTGCGCGCGACGCGAAAACCGAACGAGTGAATACCGCAGGCTAGAAGTGACGTGGCCAGGCACCCTCAGAAAACCAGGACGCGAACGCACCTTGTTGAGGGCGGCTCCAGGATCCAGAAAACCGAAAGCGCATCGGGACTAAGCGCCGATGATTGAACGACACATGACACCCGACAAATGACTGGACGTCTTCTGGGAAGCCTTCCTGCGGGAAGCAGCAGGCGAAAATAACTTTACTGCTGTGTAATTTGTACAGAGTATGGCGATAcagaaaaatgcaaaacattGAGTCTAACAGCTCCCTAGCAGAGTTACAAAATAAACGGTGGTCTCGGAACAAAATGAGAACAAAGCGTTTCAGAGTGAAATTACAGCCCAAAGACAGGGTAGCTTAACCAGAGACCGGGTTTCAGTGGGGCCCGATGCAATCGTGGCATGTGCACAGCCCCCGGCGTTGCAAGCAAAGCTGAACCCCGAATCCCCACAGAGGCTAGGATCACCGTGGGGCAAACGTGACGCAGAAAGAAAGGTGGAGGTGGCTTGGGTGGTCAGGGACGGGATACGTACCATGAGATGGTGTCGACTGCTGATAACCGGACGGGCCGGCGATAGCAGGAACGCCATACGCGTCCGTGGCCGCCATGGAGGTGGACGCGCCGTCGCCGGATGACGCGGCGGCAGGggaggcggcgaccacaggtgctATGGTCTTGTCATCGTATGGTGTTAAACTAGTTGGCGACGGCTCGATGTCTACTGCAAAtgacaagttacgaggcggtgtcagtaacagggccgagaaacttaagcaaaactttgtttaccttgactcgtgataggaatgtctgaaggcaatgaaggtTGAGCAGGAACAATTGCAGAGTTGCCGGATGTGGACCCTGTgtgatgagactgctgtgactcgtccCCTAGTGCTTGTGACGACGAGGCAACGTCCGGGATCACTGGAAcctgagaagaaataaaaaaaaggcgtatcgtaagaactaagagCATGTTTGGCAATCGTTACGGGCACAGACTCTTAAATGGGGAGCACAGCGGCAAGAGGTCACCTACGCTCTCGGTCGTCGCAGATTCTTCCATAACGTCCAAAggctccacatcgaagtctgcATCGTCGCCCTCCCCCACGTCGTCACCAATCGAGTCCTGAGTATGCTGAGAGATGCTGGCCTGAACACTTGAACCATGACGAGCGCCTGAAGGCACGGCAGTAGACGACGCCACATTGGAAGCCCGACTCGCAGGAGACGCGGTGTGAGGGTCGGTCATGTGATCACTAGACATACTACCGTCCTCAATAATTTCGGGACTATCGGGCACCTTGATACGCGTCGCCGGCGGAGCGTCTTCAGAGTCGCTCTTGTTGGAGTCGCTAGGTGAGCGCCGCCGAGGCCGGCGGCTTCTCTTTCGTTTACTGAGCGGCGGAGATTCGGCACGCGGCGAACCCACGGGTCCAGAGTCCGCAGCACCGTCCACACTGGTCACGAGACCCTTGACCTTCAGAGTCTCGGCAGTCTTGAGGAGCGCCATGAGATCTTCCTGCGACACGACTACCTCACCGCGGTACATGAACTCGACTATCGCCCTCAAGTCCACGTAGCGCATGTCCTTCAGTATCACAATAGGGTGCTTGCAGGGATTCTCGGCAAAAAGCGCTTGAAAAAAGGGGCTGCAGGCGGAGAGGACCATCTTGTGCGCCTTCAGCGAGAGACCTTCGCACGCCAGCGTAACGTCCACCAGCGCTTCGTTAGACAGCATTTGATAGAACACGGCCAGCATGTTCGACTGGTGGTTGTTCCACTTCAGGCAGAACTGTTGGGATCCCATCTTCGTCCGAAGTGGTTGCgtggctgcaaagaaaaaaaattgctacacCCACCCGTAGAACAGCCATGCGGCACTCAAATCTGCCACGACGCGGAGCAAGCTGTAAAACTGGCTGAAAGAACATAATCCTCAAATTCACGTCAAAATTTCAAAGGAAGCCAACCCAAAGGTCAGTGTGGGCGTCAAAAATTACAAACCCAATCGTAAAAAAAATGGGCCTAATACTTTCGTCGCAAGTCAGTGCGGCCTGGGGATAATTAAGAATGGCGAACGCCAGGTTGACAAGACGCCACGCCTGTCTTCCGTCATTAAGCTGGCCTCCCCGCCTCCCTCATGCAAATGTGCACTCGAATGGCCATATTGTCTTCCGCAGAAAATATTTCCACCGGGCAAGTTAACGTACAAAATTTTACTTAGCCGCAAAACTCGCGCCTAAAGACCCGAAACAATGAACCCCGCGATTCTAGATATTGCCCAGAATCTTGTCACTGGCCTATCAAACGCGAACTCCGCAATCTAGACGCGGCGAAGTGCACGGAACTGATTAAAAAGTTGGAATGTTGTAAATTAAGGAGTCGAACGCGACTAggccaaatttctttgaatattCCAAAACGGCCGCTCAGGAAAGCTGAAAACTCGGCATTTACCGCACGGAACAGTTGCGGCGAGGAGCGTCCGTCAAAGGACGGCACGAACGCAGTTGTCGGGAAAGTgtcgtaaaaataaaaaaaatatacctCATTGAGACGAAAACGGTATTCCACTTCGCGGAATTGTTAAAAATACTTCGGAACGGCAGtctagcttcaaaaaaaaaagccatgacGTAGAACTATCAACGGTCTTCCCGAGGAACAAAGCGCACGACTGAAAAAGAATCCTGCAAAAATGCCACAAAAACCCATCAAAAATGGACAAATACTTGACTAAAGCAAGAATGATAATTGTACAAAGGTAAAATTCGTTGAAGTTAGCTACGAACACTTCCCAAGAGGAATTGAACATTTAAGCCTAACATACCTATACAGGACTAGGCGATCGCGTTGCAGCGGCTCACCGCAGATGCGGCCTCACAGCACGGCGCCTTCGGGTCTACTCATGACGCAAGGGCTGCCCGCCGGCGGCTAGTAAGCAAACACCAGTGGCGCCAGTAAGCGCATCGGCCAATAAGCGCCTCGACGTGCAGCCCTCTAATGGCGGAAACCtcaataaacactaaaaaaaggCGACCAAACGCGACGTCAGCGAACAACAATCTTGACGGTGACACTTTGTGTAGTTATGATGAATTTGCGCTCTTATTATAGATCATTAAATAGAGTAATTATAGCCGC comes from the Amblyomma americanum isolate KBUSLIRL-KWMA chromosome 1, ASM5285725v1, whole genome shotgun sequence genome and includes:
- the LOC144112675 gene encoding uncharacterized protein LOC144112675: MGSQQFCLKWNNHQSNMLAVFYQMLSNEALVDVTLACEGLSLKAHKMVLSACSPFFQALFAENPCKHPIVILKDMRYVDLRAIVEFMYRGEVVVSQEDLMALLKTAETLKVKGLVTSVDGAADSGPVGSPRAESPPLSKRKRSRRPRRRSPSDSNKSDSEDAPPATRIKVPDSPEIIEDGSMSSDHMTDPHTASPASRASNVASSTAVPSGARHGSSVQASISQHTQDSIGDDVGEGDDADFDVEPLDVMEESATTESVPVIPDVASSSQALGDESQQSHHTGSTSGNSAIVPAQPSLPSDIPITSQVDIEPSPTSLTPYDDKTIAPVVAASPAAASSGDGASTSMAATDAYGVPAIAGPSGYQQSTPSHG